In Spirobacillus cienkowskii, a genomic segment contains:
- a CDS encoding aldo/keto reductase, whose amino-acid sequence MSCHLGFATADATQPSSQSLGRVFESRRRSLYKGGPKVSPVGFGTYRVGFAKQLGFPESANALETALRKGLNLIDTSSNYGYGQSELLIGKALSKLIAEKVIQRENIVLVSKVGYIQGANIELAKSLELQGKGFQEISKFGEETWHCIHPSFIYDQIDRSLSRLGIETLDVYLLHNPEYMLKRFELDGMAQEEAHTIFYERLQKSFMCLEQLVACGKIKSYGISSNNLGAPIEEFSAVSIKRVHDIAKSISSDSHFKVVQMPMNWLEVSPALYDIEGTGESTLSYAQKNDIGVMINRPFNAMFNDGLVRLTRPNINQKETQDLDEGMQRGLANWSKLAHDLEALAKMQLEDVPGYDDATLSQYVVATLAWYPGVTSVLCGIRKIEYVTDVEIALQRPALPRAKEHLVDIYENLEFTV is encoded by the coding sequence TCTTGTCATCTTGGTTTTGCAACAGCCGATGCAACACAACCGTCTTCGCAAAGTTTGGGGCGTGTTTTTGAATCACGCAGACGATCTTTATATAAAGGAGGCCCTAAGGTTTCTCCTGTTGGATTTGGCACATATCGAGTTGGTTTTGCAAAACAATTGGGCTTTCCCGAATCGGCGAATGCTTTAGAAACCGCTCTGCGTAAAGGGTTAAATTTAATTGATACTAGCTCTAATTATGGATACGGCCAGTCTGAGTTATTAATTGGCAAAGCGTTGAGTAAATTGATTGCAGAAAAAGTGATTCAACGAGAAAATATTGTCTTGGTCTCAAAAGTTGGCTACATACAAGGGGCAAACATAGAATTAGCAAAATCGCTAGAATTACAAGGAAAAGGTTTTCAAGAAATTAGTAAATTTGGCGAAGAAACGTGGCATTGCATTCACCCTTCTTTTATTTACGATCAAATTGATCGAAGTTTAAGTCGTCTCGGTATAGAAACCTTAGACGTTTATTTGTTGCACAATCCTGAATATATGTTGAAACGTTTTGAACTTGATGGCATGGCGCAAGAAGAAGCACACACTATTTTTTATGAACGACTGCAAAAGAGTTTTATGTGCCTTGAGCAACTTGTTGCTTGTGGCAAAATAAAGTCTTATGGCATCAGCTCTAATAACTTAGGTGCTCCCATCGAAGAATTTTCTGCTGTTTCTATTAAAAGAGTGCATGATATTGCCAAATCAATTTCGTCTGATTCTCATTTTAAAGTTGTGCAAATGCCAATGAACTGGTTAGAAGTTTCGCCCGCTTTGTATGACATTGAGGGTACTGGTGAATCCACTTTGTCTTATGCCCAAAAGAATGACATCGGTGTCATGATCAACCGTCCTTTTAATGCGATGTTTAATGATGGGCTTGTTCGTTTGACGCGACCTAATATAAATCAAAAAGAGACACAAGATTTGGATGAGGGGATGCAAAGAGGGTTGGCAAATTGGTCAAAACTCGCTCATGATTTGGAAGCATTAGCAAAAATGCAATTAGAAGATGTGCCAGGCTATGATGATGCAACCTTATCTCAATATGTTGTCGCAACTCTCGCTTGGTATCCAGGGGTGACCAGTGTGCTTTGCGGAATTCGCAAAATAGAATACGTCACAGATGTTGAAATCGCATTACAACGCCCTGCATTGCCTAGAGCAAAAGAACATTTGGTTGATATTTACGAAAACTTAGAATTTACAGTTTAA